The following nucleotide sequence is from Pelagibaculum spongiae.
TAATACAGCAGTGGCCACTAATTGTGGATAGAAGCGAGCACGTTCAGCAATGCCACCAGAAACAATGGCCGGTATTGCAGCGGCAAAGGTCATTAGGAAGAAAAATTTGACCAATTCGTAGCCATTTAAGCTAGCGAGTTGCTCGGCACTACGAAAGAAATCGACGCCATAGGCAACCGAATAACCCACAAAGAAGTAAGCAACCGCCGAGACAGCAAAATCGACCATGATTTTAACCAGCGCATTAACCTGGTTTTTATCTCGAACCGTTCCAACTTCTAAAAATGCAAATCCAGCATGCATTGCCAGAACCAGAATTGCGCCTAACAGCACAAAGAGCGTATCGCTGCTGCTCATTTCCATGGGACACCACTTATTTGTTAGTTAGCTTTTCAAAACAGAAGTTTGATCGCCGTTTATTATTAGAATTAGTGCTTCTTATTGGTGCGCATATGTAGTTTATTGCACCTTTATTGCTCGCTTGGCAAGAGTTGCCTATGCAAAACTCTCAATCGGCGGGCGGCGTCGAAGCCGGCGATAAATTTGTCTGACCTTTTGCAATATTGTTAGCAGAAAGTGTGCCAATCCTGAGCAGAGTGCACGGTTATAGCGATCTGTTGGTGCGCTGTTTTGAACTGAAATGGTGCTTACATCAAAAAAGCTAGAGATGGCTGAAAAACCGGTTCATAATCGCCGCCGTTTGCTGCTTCGCTATAAAAAGATCTTAACCAAATCAACGTTAAGGTCTTTGGGAAGTCGCTTCCCAGCAAAGGTTTTGCTTTTGCGACTCAGTACCGCAGCAACCGTGCATAGGTCAGGGTTTTGTTTTGTTTAGATCTCTATAGTTCTATCCAACAGCAGCGAACAAGCTTGCTCACCAGTTTTAACAGATAGCACATGTTGCTTCTGGCCCAAATCCGCCGACTCACCTCGGCGGATTTTTTATTTCCAGGGAAGGAATGTATATCGCAAGGAAGCATGGATGCTGGTGCGAATATTTCCAGGGAAGGAATGTATATCGCAAGGAAGCATGGATGCTGGTGCGAATATTTCCAGGGAAGGAATGTATATCGCAAGGAAGCATGGATGCTAGTGCGACGACAGGCAGAACATAGATCTTTAACTCTCGACTATTCCGTTCAATATTTTGAAAAACACCAGACTCCGGTTAGCATTCTGAAAAATTAATTCAAATAAACTCAGGAAACATAATAATGAGCAATCTTTCTACTCCTGATCTGTGTGATCAATTCCCTAAACAAGTTTCTGTTTTAGATCCGGTTTATAAAAGCTTTGGTGGTAATGAAAGCTTTTGTGGCGAAGTGGTGACAGTGAAATGTTTTGAAGATAATTCCAAGGTAAAGCAGCTGGTCGATACCGACGGAACCGGAAAAGTAATGGTGGTTGATGCCGGCGGTTCAATGCGACGCGCTTGCCTTGGCGACATGCTGGCAGAAAAAGCACAAAATAATGGTTGGGCTGGCATTATTATTTATGGCTGTGTTCGCGATGTAGAAATTCTTAAAACACTCAATATTGGTGTACAGGCTTTAGGCAGCCATCCAATGAAAACCGATAAAAGAGGTTTGGGTGATATTAATATTCCACTTCAATTTTCTGGTGTTACTGTTATACCAGGAAACTATATTTATGCCGATTTAAATGGAATTATTGTTTCTGATAAAGCACTTGTTGAACGGTAATTAATAAGTGACTAACGATATCTTTTAACTGGATTTTTAATTTAAATTGATATTGCTGTTGATAGGAATATACTTACGGATTCGGAGAAATAATGGTTGTTTAATTATGAGAAGAATTTTTTATATTTCATTTATCATAACGCTTAGTAGCATTATCTTATCTTGTGGGGGTGGGAGCAAGGAAAGCAGCAGTATTCGTACAGAAAGCTACATAGGCCCTGGATCAACATGGACGGTAGATCTTTCGTCCAATGATCAATTTTCAATTACTTATAGAGAGAATCCTCAAGCCGATGTTGAGCTTTCTTTTTCAGGTAATTATCAAAAGTTGCCATCAGGTTTTGTGGCGATGACGGTCACTGGCTCTTCAGATAGCGGTACTGTCGCTGGAAGCATGGCGTTTGGCTTGGAAGTGCCAGGCGTTATGTTTTTATTACAACCGGTTGGTGGTGATGGCTTGGTGCCAATGGTTTCTGCGGGAAATTGCCCCAACGAAGATTATGTTGCCAATTGGTTAGCTATTAACTTGGAAGATGGTGCAGACCTTACTTCAATAGATGTCGATCTATTTGGGCAGCTTGGGTTTAACACTGCAACTGGAGTGGCCAGCCTTACCTCTAGCTATAACTCTGCTGGAACTAGACGAGGATCTGCTTCAAGTTTTAGATCTGGATCCTGCCAAGACGGAATTTTAGTAATAGATGATCCGGTTGATAGTGATAATGGTGATGTACTTTATTTGACCGATGGTGGTGGATCGATTATTCAAACAAATATTGCTGACGACGCCGCATCATTATTCTATTTCTCTTTACCCGTTAAATCAGCTGGGACACTCTCTGGCTTTCAGGGTGAGTATGTTGGATTAGCTCTTAATAATGGCGATCCAGATGGTAGTCAGATAAATGCAGTTAACGTTTCGTGCAGCAATGCGGGCGTGTGCCAGTTGAAAGAAGTAAATCCGCTGACTGGTGTATTATCAAGCGATAGTGCAACTTTAACATTATCCACACCAAATTCACCAACGAATGGATTTATTGCAGCTGTGATGAATATTGATACGGATAATGGTAATTTTTACTGTATGGTTGATCGAGACGCAGCAGAGAGTGGAACAAAAATACTCATGTGTACGGGCCAAGTACCAACAGATAATTCTGAATATATTAATTTAATGTTGGTTTCAAAAAATTAGTTTTAATTATTAGTTTATTTTTTAAATCATAATTATTCTTTGCCACGGATGGCAGAAACCTAATCGTCAAGTAATGAAACTCAACATAATACCAAAGCATTTTAAAATTAATAAAAATTTAGATTGTTAAGCTTCATCAGTCAGAAATATGAAACTTCTTCACTTCCATAAATCTAGAAACAAGCACTTATTCTAAGTTGATGATAAAATTGCTGCTGACTTATTAGCATACATTTAGCAGCTGCTAGGAGTGAAGATGACCCCGGCTATCAATCTGGCGAAGAAAGCCAAAATCACCCATCGCGTGGTTAAGTATCAGCATGATGCACGTGCGCAATCTTACGGTATTGAAGCTGCTCAAGTGCTTGGCCTAAATCCTCAACAAGTATTCAAAACGCTATTGGCTGAGTTGGATAACGGTGAGTTAGTCGTTGGTATGGTGCCAGTTTGCTGCAAACTAGATTTGAAGAAACTAGCCAAAGTGGCTGGTGCGCGTAAAGCTGCCATGGCTGATCCAAGCAAGGCTGAAAAAGTTACCGGCTATGTAACGGGTGGCATTAGCCCGCTGGGGCAGAAGAAACGCTTGCGCAGTTTTCTTGATCTCAGCGCTGAGGATTTTGCAGAAATTCATGTCAGTGCCGGTCGGCGAGGGTTGGAAATTGCGCTGGCACCATCGGACTTAATTAATCTGTTAGATGGTAAGTTGGTTGCGATTGCTTGTGAGTAATTAAACTACTCACAAGCAATTTTTGCCGATATTGGTTATGCCGCTTCAGCTTTTTTCTCACGACGCTTTTTTGGGATCCATGCCCAAGTAAACTCGCCTAAAATTGGCTCGCCTGATTTGGAATCTCTCACTTCAAGTTGCACGGTCACCTCACCCTTGTCCAGAGTTCTGATCTGCTCACGCTGTTCATCTGATAAGGATGCAATGGCTTTCATATCACCATTGGCACGAGCGACATAGTCGATTTTCATGCTTTTGAGCAATGGCAATTTGTCATCTGGCAAGTTCATTGCCAATACAGAACCAGTGGCTGATTCACCCAAAGTTGCCATTGCCGTGGCGTGAATACCGCCAATGTGGTTTTGCACTCGTTTGATATTACGAATGCTGGCCCGAGTTTCTGACGAAGTCAGTTTGGTGAATTTGATTCCGGAAGTTTTGGCATAATGAATGCGGCTGCAAAATGCCCAAGTACCAATACGAGCACCCAGCTTATTGGAAAACATGTTGCCGAATCCGACAACTTTCATAAACGCATTTTTTTTCTGGCTGGCCATTGAGCTTCTTCTTATTTGTGGACAGATCGCTGGAATGTAACAGCATCTGAAATGAATAAGAAGCGGGGTAATTGAGATTTATATCGGATATTCAGGTACGGCCTAAGCACTATTCAAACATGACTCAGGCGCTATTCATGCACTACGAGAAAATTGTTGAGGGTAGCTAATTGAACAATTTCGGCCAGACGATTTGGCGTAATACAGGGCACTGTCAGCTTCTTCGACTAGTTGCCGACAATGCATATTGCTACAGATTTGTTCTCGAGTAGCAATGCCAATTGAAAGCGTAATGAAATTACTGGTGGGAGATTTTTTATGTTCCAGATTTAATCCAACAATTTTATTGCGGATTTTTTCAGCAATAATTTTGGCGCCTTTGGCATCGGTATTCGGTAATAAAACGGCAAACTCTTCCCCGCCATAACGAGCAACTTGATCGGTGGCGCGTTCCAAACTATCGCGAATTGCACCGGCTACCAGCTTGAGCGCTCGGTCGCCATTCACATGGCCTAGGTAATCGTTATAAAGTTTGAAATGGTCGATATCTAGCAGAATAACTGAATAGGGCTGAAGCCGATGCTTAGCCTGATGCCAGCCTTTTTGTAATAACTCATCAAAAGCACGCCGATTGGCAATACTAGTCAGGCTATCGATATTGGCCATTTTCCGCAGTGCTTCTTTTAACTGCATGGTTTCGGTTTGGGTCCGGCACATTCTTTTGGCAGACAACGCCAACACTAGCAGAATAAGGGTGCCAATCAGCTTCAATGTCATATCGATTTGATCATTGCTGCTGAGTAGAATTTTTATTGCGCTAGGGGGAATCAGTATTAGCAGGTAGGCCGCCAGTAAACGCGGACTAGATGAATGATGGTAGCTTGCACCATGGGCAATAATGCCAATGACGATAATCATATAAAGCTGGTGTTTGGCAGAAGATTCTGGAAATAAAATCATGCTGCCAGCACTCCAGACAATAGCTGAAGTTAGCGTGGATACTGCATAGATTAAATACCAATAGCGACTGGCGGGTTGGCCATTTTTTTCATATTTCCAGCCGATAAACACTCTGCCGCTATTTACGACCAAAACTGAAAGTATCCACCAGGCAAGCGCAATAGGCTGTATTACTGGCTGTAATAAAAGAGCCAGTACAGCTGCAAATACCAGATTGTTCAGCCAAGTACTTCGCCATGCACCAAGTGCAAAGGTGAGCCGCTGCCGAAGCAGAGGGTCCTGGCCGATAGATGCATCCAGGATCAAATTTGTTTTTCTTTTATTACCACCATTTTGCCAGATTATCCGCTGCCCACTATTTAAGCAATTACCATAAAGAGAAAATATTATTTGTCTCATCGATATTGCTAGATTGTTTTGAATATTACTCTGTTGTTTTATTGAGTTTTTTAACGAAATTTTGATATTGAAATATTTTGAATATTTATCGGCGTAAGCAGTCTGATTTCAACCGATATGCGGCAACAAGAGAACAAACTAGTTATTGAAGTAATCTACGGCAATCACAGATTTTACTTTTGCCAGTGGCAAATTGGCCATTGCAGCGGCAGCGTAAAGTGATAGCATCGAAAAGTCTCTATCATGGGCTGCACTAAGTTGGTGCGCCATTCGCGAGTGACGCACTGAAATGATGCGCAAAGTAATCTCAAAGCCAGTTCTTAAGTATCGTTTTATGCTGCATAAGTAATATTGATCTTTATGTTTCAATTGCTTATGTCGATTGGCACAAGCTTTGCTGTATCTCAGTCGTGCTCAATCCTGACTGCAAAAGCAGCAGGAAAAAACAGTCATAACTACAAACTGTAAGTTTTGTCGGAGGATGTTGTCAGATGTCTGCGGAAAAAGTGCTGGAAATGATCAAGGAAAACGACGTTCGTTACGTCGATCTCCGTTTTACTGATACCAAGGGTAAAGAGCAGCACGTTACCGTGCCAGCCAGCACCCTGGATGTTGACGCCTTCACTGAAGGTAAGATGTTTGATGGTTCTTCTATTGCTGGTTGGAAGGGCATTAACGAATCTGACATGATCCTGATGCCTGACGCAGATAGCGCGGTATTGGATCCATTCTTTGAAGATTCAACTCTGAACCTGCGCTGTGACATCGTCGAGCCAACCACTATGACTGGTTACGAGCGTGATCCACGTTCTGTTGCCCATCGTGCAGAAGAGTATCTAAAGTCTACCGGTATCGGCGACACCGCATTATTTGGCCCAGAGCCAGAGTTCTTCTTGCTGGACGATGTTCGCTGGAAAGTCGACATGCGCGGTGCTTCTTATGAGATCGACTCTCAAGAAGCTGCTTGGAACTCAGGCCGTAGCTACGAAGAAAACAACATGGGCCACCGCCCAGGTGTTAAAGGTGGTTACTTCCCAGTACCTCCAGTCGATTCATCCCAGGATATCCGCTCCCAGATGTGTAACATCATGGAAGAAATGGGTCTGGTAATTGAAGCGCATCACCATGAAGTTGCGACCGGCAACCAGAACGAAATTGCTTGCCAGTACAACACACTGGTAAAGAAAGCAGACGAAACTCAGATCCTGAAATATGTAGTGCATAATGTTGCACATGCATATGGCAAGACTGCGACTTTCATGCCTAAGCCAGTTGTCGGTGATAACGGTTCTGGTATGCACGTTCACATGTCGATTGTTAAAGATGGTGAAAACACCTTCGCAGGCAATGGTTATGGTGGTCTGAGCGAAACGGCTCTGTATTACATTGGTGGTGTGATCAAGCACGCACGTTCATTGAACGCATTCACCAACGCGTCAACTAACTCTTACAAGCGATTGGTTCCAGGCTTTGAAGCACCAGTAATGCTGGCTTACTCAGCACGTAACCGTTCTGCTTCAATTCGTATTCCATATGTGACTAGCCCGAAGGCACGTCGTATTGAAGTGCGTTTCCCTGATCCTACCGCTAACCCATACTTGGCATTCGCTGCCTTGTTAATGGCTGGCCTGGACGGCATTCAGAACAAGATCCATCCTGGCGATGCTATGGATAAAGACTTGTATGACCTGCCAGCGGAAGAAGCAAAAGAGATTCCAACCGTAGCTGCTTCTTTAGAGCAAGCGCTGGAATGTCTGAATGAAGATCGTGATTATCTGACTCGTGGCGGTGTATTCACCGACGATATGATCGATGCATATATCGCGCTGAAAAACGATGAAGTTACTGCTCTGAACATGACAACTCACCCAATTGAGTTTGAAATGTACTACTCCCTGTAATTTCTCGGGCGTAATGAAGGCCGGTTACCGTAAGGTGACCGGCCTTTTTATTTATAGGGACATAATGTATATCGCAAGGAGGCAGGATGCCGGTGCGTGTATTTATAGGGACATAATGTATATCGCAAGGAGGCAGGATGCCGGTGCGTGTATTTATAGGGACATAATGTATATCGCAAGGAGGAACTCACATGGATGTGAGAAATGCAGATAATGCCGGGAGCAATTATCTGTCAGGATGCCGGTGCGACGATTTTTAGCGAAGCTTTTCGTTTTGCGACTCAGTACCGTGGCAACCGTGCATAGGCCAGAGTTTTGTTTTTGTTGGCTCTCTATAGTTCTATCCAACAGCAGCGAACAAGCTTGCTCACCAGTTTTAACAGATAGCGTATATTGCTTCTGGCCCAAATCCGCCGACTAAACCCGGCGGATTTTTATTTATAGGGACATAATGTATATCGCAAGGAGGCAGGATGCCGGTGCGTGTATTTATAGGGACATAATGTATATCGCAAGGAGGAACTCACATGGATGTGAGGAATGCAGATAATGCCAGAAGCAATTATCTGTCAGGATGCCGGTGCGACGATCTTTGCCAAACCAGCAAGGTCTTTTAAAATCCTACGCTAGGTAGTTATTTCGGCAATACTCTCTGTTGATTTGGCTAAAATTTCTAAAACAGGTTTCCTGTCGACAGAATTTGCATTAATTTGGATAGATAATCCGGGCTTTGACGGATCGCCATATACCGGCAAAAATCTACATAAACGGAGAGTAGATTGATGATCAAGCTGAGACCATTTTTGATATTAAGCAGCCTGTTAGCAGCCACTTTAGTTGCTTTGCCAGCAAGTGCTGAGCTCTACCGCTACGTCGATAAAAATGGCAATACGATTTATACCGATAAGCAGGTTGCGGGCTCTGAGCTAGTGAATGTTGGTAAAGGGCAAACTTATAAAGCGACCAAACCTAGTCGTCGCTACAACAACAGCTCCAGCAATAAAAGCACTCAGCCTGCTAGTAATCAGATTCCTAAAATTACGATTACCAATCCTACGTCCGGCCAAGCGATTCGAGCCAATGATGGTAGCCTATCGATTAGTTTATCGTTAGCACCTTCGCTAGGGCAGAACGATAAGTTAGAAGTATTGTTAGATGGCAAAGTGGTCGGAAATAGCCCAAGTGTGGCTTTGAAAAATATTGATCGTGGCAGTCACACCGTTACTGCCCGAGTACTCAGATTTGGTAAGCCAGTCGCGACTACATCTAGTAGTTTCAATATTTTACGGGCTTTTCGTCGATCAGCTCCCTAATAACTATTCTAAAAATTCCCTAGGCCTTGGCTGAAAAAGTCAGGGCTTGATTTTTAGTTCCTTCCAAGCGTTTCCCTCTAGCAAGCCGCAATAGAAATCAATTGGTATCAGTTGCACCATCAGTGCTTCGGTATGCTCTATTTTGGTGCATACTAAAGATCAATTGATTCTAATATGACCTGTTTTAGATCTTGTCTGACCAATTCAAGCGCGTGATAAGAATCCTCGCGTATTAAGACAAGTGAACTGGTCTGCTTCTTGCACTGGTAATTGTCATGAAACTAAAAACATCAGAACTCCAGCCCAGCAATAAACTGCTGGATAGCTTGTCGACATCAGTGATGATGCTGGACGAGCAATTGGTGATTCGATATGTCAATGCAGCAGCAGAAGCCTTACTAGAAATCAGTGCCCGCCGTTTAACTGGGTTAGATGTGCTGGATGTTTTTGCCAGTCATCTATTTACTAAAGAAAAGTTATCTGGCGTATTTGGTTTGGGGCATCCATTTGCCGAGCGAGAGCTAGATCTGGAATTACCTGGTAATCGACACTTACTGGTCGATTGTTTTGTCAGTGCGATGTTGGAATCTTCAGGTGAGCAATACCTGTTGCTAGAGATGCAACCAATGGAACGCCATCGTCGTATTAACCGGGAAGAAAGTTTGCGCAGTCAGCAGCAAGCTACTCAAGGTATGTTGCGCGGATTGGCCCATGAAGTAAAAAATCCACTCGGCGGAATTCGCGGTGCAGCTCAGTTATTACATGGTGAATTAACCGACCCAGAACAGCGTGAATACACCGACGTTATTGTTGCAGAAGCAGACCGTTTAAAAGTATTGGTTGATCAAATGCTCGGTCCGCGTCAGGCACCGAACATGCAACCTTTGAATATTTTAAAAGTGCTAGAACGAGTGGCCCAAGTATTAAAAGCAGAATATCCGGAAGATATCGATTTTATTCGTGATTATGACCCGAGCATTCCCGATCTAATGGCAGATAAAGGAATGCTGATTCAGTCGGTTCTGAATATCACTAGAAATGCGGTGGAAGCGATTAAAGGTCAGGCAATTAATTTGTATCTAGATAGAAACGAATTACCGCCAACTGAAAATATCGAACCAATTGCTAAGGGTGAAATCACCCTCAGAACACGCGCATTACGCCAGTTTACGATTGGTCATATTCGACATCGTTTAGTTTGTCGAATTGATATTACCGATAATGGCCCGGGGATACCGGAAGATTTATTGGAAAATATTTTTTATCCAATGGTGACAGGCCGTGCTGAAGGTACCGGCTTAGGGCTTTCAATTGCACAATCTTTAATTAGCCGCCATCAGGGCTTAATCGAATGTGAAAGCCACCCCGGTTGTACTGTATTTACGATTTTATTGCCTTTGCAATCAAATCGGCCATCTAAAACAAACAGCCAAGCAAAACAAAGCCCGCAATCGATGAACAATTCACCATGTGTGCCGGATAAAAATATCAGTGCCGCAATGGTCGAGCAACAATAAAAGGAGTCAGCTATGTCACAAGACAAAGTATGGATAATTGATGATGATAGCTCGATTCGCTGGGTTTTAGAGCGGGCATTTACCAAGGCTGATATTGCTTGGCAAAGTTTTGATAATGCACTGCCAGCTTTAGATGCGCTGGAATATGACATGCCAACGGCGATGATTACCGATGTTCGAATGCCGGGTTTAGATGGCATGCAATTAATGCAGCGAGTACATAAGCGTCGGCCTGATGTACCGGTTATTGTAATGACAGCTCATTCGGATTTGGATAGCGCAGTAGCAGCTTATGAAGGTGGCGCTTTTGAATACTTGCCCAAGCCATTTGATATGGAAGAAGCGGTTGCAGTAGTGCGGCGTGCTTTTCAAAATTTCCATGAAAATCATCAGCAAGAAGTCATAGCCGATGATGCGGATACACCAGAAATTGTCGGTAAAGCACCTTCAATGCAAGAAGTATTTCGGGCAATTGGTCGGTTAGCAAAATCCAATATTACCGTGATGATTAATGGCGAATCGGGTACCGGTAAAGAGTTGGTTGCCAGAGCATTACATCGCCATAGTCCTCGCCGAGATAATACTTTTATTGCTTTAAATATGGCGGCTATTCCTAAAGATTTAATTGAATCAGAATTGTTTGGCCATGAAAAAGGTGCCTTTACCGGTGCCGCGGGTTCTCGCCAAGGTCGCTTTGAACAATCGAATGGCGGCACGCTTTTTTTAGATGAAATTGGCGACATGCCATTAGAAGTACAAACGCGGTTATTGCGAGTGTTAGCTGATGGTGAGTTTTATCGAGTGGGTGGCCATACGCCGATAAAAGTTGATGTACGAATTATTGCGGCAACTCACCAAGATCT
It contains:
- the rraA gene encoding ribonuclease E activity regulator RraA gives rise to the protein MSNLSTPDLCDQFPKQVSVLDPVYKSFGGNESFCGEVVTVKCFEDNSKVKQLVDTDGTGKVMVVDAGGSMRRACLGDMLAEKAQNNGWAGIIIYGCVRDVEILKTLNIGVQALGSHPMKTDKRGLGDINIPLQFSGVTVIPGNYIYADLNGIIVSDKALVER
- the ybaK gene encoding Cys-tRNA(Pro) deacylase, with product MTPAINLAKKAKITHRVVKYQHDARAQSYGIEAAQVLGLNPQQVFKTLLAELDNGELVVGMVPVCCKLDLKKLAKVAGARKAAMADPSKAEKVTGYVTGGISPLGQKKRLRSFLDLSAEDFAEIHVSAGRRGLEIALAPSDLINLLDGKLVAIACE
- a CDS encoding DUF4442 domain-containing protein, translated to MASQKKNAFMKVVGFGNMFSNKLGARIGTWAFCSRIHYAKTSGIKFTKLTSSETRASIRNIKRVQNHIGGIHATAMATLGESATGSVLAMNLPDDKLPLLKSMKIDYVARANGDMKAIASLSDEQREQIRTLDKGEVTVQLEVRDSKSGEPILGEFTWAWIPKKRREKKAEAA
- a CDS encoding GGDEF domain-containing protein; this translates as MRQIIFSLYGNCLNSGQRIIWQNGGNKRKTNLILDASIGQDPLLRQRLTFALGAWRSTWLNNLVFAAVLALLLQPVIQPIALAWWILSVLVVNSGRVFIGWKYEKNGQPASRYWYLIYAVSTLTSAIVWSAGSMILFPESSAKHQLYMIIVIGIIAHGASYHHSSSPRLLAAYLLILIPPSAIKILLSSNDQIDMTLKLIGTLILLVLALSAKRMCRTQTETMQLKEALRKMANIDSLTSIANRRAFDELLQKGWHQAKHRLQPYSVILLDIDHFKLYNDYLGHVNGDRALKLVAGAIRDSLERATDQVARYGGEEFAVLLPNTDAKGAKIIAEKIRNKIVGLNLEHKKSPTSNFITLSIGIATREQICSNMHCRQLVEEADSALYYAKSSGRNCSISYPQQFSRSA
- the glnA gene encoding glutamate--ammonia ligase; the encoded protein is MSAEKVLEMIKENDVRYVDLRFTDTKGKEQHVTVPASTLDVDAFTEGKMFDGSSIAGWKGINESDMILMPDADSAVLDPFFEDSTLNLRCDIVEPTTMTGYERDPRSVAHRAEEYLKSTGIGDTALFGPEPEFFLLDDVRWKVDMRGASYEIDSQEAAWNSGRSYEENNMGHRPGVKGGYFPVPPVDSSQDIRSQMCNIMEEMGLVIEAHHHEVATGNQNEIACQYNTLVKKADETQILKYVVHNVAHAYGKTATFMPKPVVGDNGSGMHVHMSIVKDGENTFAGNGYGGLSETALYYIGGVIKHARSLNAFTNASTNSYKRLVPGFEAPVMLAYSARNRSASIRIPYVTSPKARRIEVRFPDPTANPYLAFAALLMAGLDGIQNKIHPGDAMDKDLYDLPAEEAKEIPTVAASLEQALECLNEDRDYLTRGGVFTDDMIDAYIALKNDEVTALNMTTHPIEFEMYYSL
- a CDS encoding DUF4124 domain-containing protein, with amino-acid sequence MIKLRPFLILSSLLAATLVALPASAELYRYVDKNGNTIYTDKQVAGSELVNVGKGQTYKATKPSRRYNNSSSNKSTQPASNQIPKITITNPTSGQAIRANDGSLSISLSLAPSLGQNDKLEVLLDGKVVGNSPSVALKNIDRGSHTVTARVLRFGKPVATTSSSFNILRAFRRSAP
- the glnL gene encoding nitrogen regulation protein NR(II); this encodes MKLKTSELQPSNKLLDSLSTSVMMLDEQLVIRYVNAAAEALLEISARRLTGLDVLDVFASHLFTKEKLSGVFGLGHPFAERELDLELPGNRHLLVDCFVSAMLESSGEQYLLLEMQPMERHRRINREESLRSQQQATQGMLRGLAHEVKNPLGGIRGAAQLLHGELTDPEQREYTDVIVAEADRLKVLVDQMLGPRQAPNMQPLNILKVLERVAQVLKAEYPEDIDFIRDYDPSIPDLMADKGMLIQSVLNITRNAVEAIKGQAINLYLDRNELPPTENIEPIAKGEITLRTRALRQFTIGHIRHRLVCRIDITDNGPGIPEDLLENIFYPMVTGRAEGTGLGLSIAQSLISRHQGLIECESHPGCTVFTILLPLQSNRPSKTNSQAKQSPQSMNNSPCVPDKNISAAMVEQQ
- the ntrC gene encoding nitrogen regulation protein NR(I) yields the protein MSQDKVWIIDDDSSIRWVLERAFTKADIAWQSFDNALPALDALEYDMPTAMITDVRMPGLDGMQLMQRVHKRRPDVPVIVMTAHSDLDSAVAAYEGGAFEYLPKPFDMEEAVAVVRRAFQNFHENHQQEVIADDADTPEIVGKAPSMQEVFRAIGRLAKSNITVMINGESGTGKELVARALHRHSPRRDNTFIALNMAAIPKDLIESELFGHEKGAFTGAAGSRQGRFEQSNGGTLFLDEIGDMPLEVQTRLLRVLADGEFYRVGGHTPIKVDVRIIAATHQDLEQRVKEGKFREDLFHRLNVIRVHLPRLADRAEDIPDLINHFLAAAAREMGVEAKVLTSDTEKYMSSLDWPGNVRQLENTCRWLTVMASGREVHVSDLPPELLQVDQETQIDGDWQTGLKRWAETSLAAGKEGLLEEAVPCFEKIMIEAALKHTAGRKRDAAVLLGWGRNTLTRKLKELGLDEYRSDGALEKEEQI